In Dromaius novaehollandiae isolate bDroNov1 chromosome 2, bDroNov1.hap1, whole genome shotgun sequence, one DNA window encodes the following:
- the AGR3 gene encoding anterior gradient protein 3 yields MLHSTLALSLLLIAVSSNLAMAVKKEKRTPQTLSRGWGDDITWVQTYEEGLYQAKKSNKPLMVIHHLEDCQYCQALKKAFAENEEIQEMAQNNFVMLNLMHETTDKNLSPDGQYVPRIMFVDPSLTVRADIIGRYSNRLYTYEPQDIPFLIENMKKALRLLQTEL; encoded by the exons ATGCTGCATTCAACATTGGCCTTGTCCCTCCTGCTAATTGCAGTTTCTTCCAACCTTGCAATGGcagtcaaaaaggaaaaaagaacgcCCCAGACATTGTCAAGAG GATGGGGAGATGATATTACTTGGGTGCAAACTTATGAAGAAGGGCTTTATCAAGCAAAAAAAAG taACAAGCCACTGATGGTCATTCATCATTTGGAAGACTGTCAATACTGCCAAg CACTGAAgaaagcttttgcagaaaatgaAGAGATACAAGAAATGGCCCAAAATAACTTTGTTATGCTGAATCTCATG CATGAAACCACAGATAAAAACCTGTCACCTGATGGACAATATGTGCCTCGAATCATGTTTGTAG ACCCATCTCTCACAGTAAGAGCTGATATCATAGGAAGATACTCTAACCGGCTTTACACTTATGAACCACAAGACATACCGTTCT taatagaGAACATGAAGAAAGCACTACGCCTCCTTCAGACAGAACTGTAA